Within Desulfitobacterium chlororespirans DSM 11544, the genomic segment GTATCCCCTGGTTTATTCGGCTCCTCCCCAAAAAGGTGAAGGAGTTCTGGCCCGCTCAGCGGTGGGAGAAGATTATCATAGCCAGGTGAAACGGGCTTTGCACCAATTGGTCAGTTCCTTTGGGGAAGCAGGGTGGAGGGGAGAAGCACCTCAAATTCAGGTGGATACAGGTCCCCTCAATGAACGGGCTTTAGCCACCAGGGCCGGGCTGGGCTGGCTGGGGAAAAATCAGCAGTTGATTATTTCCGGGAAGGGTTCTTTTGTGGCTTTAGGGCTGATGCTCCTGGATAAAGCATTACCACCGGATGAACCCCTTGCCGGGCAATGCGGAAAGTGTACACGCTGTATCAGGGCCTGCCCTGCTCAAATCTTAGGAACAAGGCACTTTCAAGCCAACGAATGTCTTTCTTACCTGACTCAAAGCAAAGAACCTCTGACAGAGCGGCAAAGAACAGCCTTAGGCAAGCGGATCTTTGGTTGTGATACTTGCCAGGAAGTCTGTCCTCATAACGGATTAAGATGTGACGAAGAAGGGAAACGGAGTATCCTGAATAAGATTAAAGGGGATCGTCAAGGAGAATTGAGAAAGGCAGGGCAGGAGAGACAGGAGCCTGATATAAGCGGGGAGAAAGCGCTCCGCAGAGGAGTGGACCTCTGGGATACCCTGAACCTGACGAAAAGCCAATTCAATCAACAGTGGAGAGGCACAGCAGCCGGCTGGAGGGGTAAAGGGATCCTGCAAAGGAATGCTTATCTTGCCTTAAAGAATCTCCGGGATCCCCGTCTGCCAAGCTGGGAAGAAGAACGAACCGGGCAGGATATTCCGAAGCTGATTCAACCTTATTATAGTAAGGCGGATAAATAGTAGGCAGTACATGGCGTGCCGGAAGTGAACCAGCGGTGATTATCCGGGCGGCGTGGTGATGCCCTTCAGGTCCACCGGAATTATCTTGAAAGCTGTAACATGAAGTTTAATGTTACAGCTTTCCTTTTTTATGGTAAAATATTCATAATCAAAAGCAAGGGTTTTCGATGGCCCGTATTGTTCTGCGTCTAAACCGATATAAAGCAAAGGGGTGCGCATATGAAACGGTGGATTGCATTCATTATTGTAGTGGCAATAATAGTGACTCTCACTGCCTGGGATAATCAAAGCGAAACAACAGTAAACAGCAATGCTCAACAGAATGAATTGCCCAGCGGTAGAGGAGAAATCGCGGAAGAATTCTCAGCCATTGCTGATTTTAATCACGATGGCATCAAGGAAACGGTAAAAGTGATAGCTTTTGATAATGGACAGTATTTTGAATTGCAGATCGGCAATTCTGAAGATCCTATCCTATGGAAAACGGAGGCTGCTACGGCTCATATGGGCTGGCTTGCCCTTTTTCTATGCCAATGGGATGGGGCAGACTATCTTTTGCGCTATTCCCCTTATATGTCTCAGGGAATGTGCCACTATCGCTACGATTTGTTTTTTCTCGATTCATCCGGCAACGAAGTCATAGTCGACAGTAACGCTGTATATTTTGATATAAATTTTGGCAGCCCGGTTCACCTTTCCTTTAACCCCGCTGAAATTGCTGCCTTTATGCATAAGGTAAACGCTTATCTCGAAAACAGTGTGGTTTTGCTCAATACGGATGGCAATCTGAAGTTTGCAGATGAATCCCATTTGCAGGATACTTTGTGGTGGTTAGATGACGAGGAGGGGTTCACCGACGATAAAACAGCTGACCTTAGTGAGCGTTTAGCAGCCTATAAAAAATACTGTGAAAGCAGATAAGCCGAATACGAAAATGGGAAAAAATTGAGTATAAATCTTTTGGTTATGAAAGATAGGGGGGAAAGCTTGGCTATATGCTGAGCTTTTTGATTTGTTGATTGATCTATCGTTGCTTGGTTGTTCCAATGGCTTGATATTTGTATAATAAGTTAATAATGATTACCTGGGATTGAGGTGAGGCCAATGAAAGTTCCGTTAAGTTATCAAGCGACTGAATACGACTGCGGGCCAACAACGATGATGAATGCCATCAGCTTTCTTTTTGAACGGGAAGAAATACCGCCCGATGTCATTAAATATATTATGCTTTATTGTCTGGATGTCTATAATGACAAGGGAGAGATCGGCAAAAAAGGAACCTCCACCATGGCCATGATGTTTATCAGCAATTGGCTGGGTCAATTCGGCAAGGCTAAAAATTTTCCCATTGAAATCGCTTATCTGACCAAGGAAAATGTTTTTATTGGCCAGACAAGTAAAATCGTTATGGCGCTTCAGCAAGGAGGCGTTGTCGTCGTACGCCTTTATTACGGAGAAGAGCACTATGTCCTTTTGACGGGTATAGATAACGAGAATGAATGGATTTATCTGTTTGATCCATACTATCGTGAACAGCCTTTTGAAGAAGAGGGTATTGAGCTCATTGCCGATGCCCCCATGCAAATGAATCGCAAGGTTCCATTTAGCTATTTTAATCAGGAAAGTTCGGAAATTTATGCGCTGGGACCTAAAGATGCCCGGGAAGCGATTATCTTATACAATAAAATCACGCAAAAAACGGCGGAAAGCACAATAGAGTACTTTATCTGACGACTGGACTGTACCTTTTGGCAGGACTTGAATCCCCGCGATTTAAGTCCTTTTGTTTAGTGCCTGATTTCCGCTTATGTCTGGAAGCGTTCGCCTTGATTTCATTCTAGTCTATTCATTATGCTATTTAATTACCTGGATAATTATATGGGAAATAACCAAGGCAAAGAAAAAAGAATTAAATAATAAATTGACGGAATATAAGCGAAAGAAATAATATTAAGGCAGTTGATATCTTTTTTGGCCCTGACTTTTAAAGCTCAAATGTTGCAGTGCTGCATCATTTGGGGTATATGCAGGGGTTCATCCTCTTTGGGGTCCCGGATGAGGAGTTGGGGCAATTTATGGCAGGCAGCAAGGTGGAAACCATGTCCGCTCGCGAATTGCAGAAATCATTAGCTCTTAAACAACGGTTTGGTGAAGATGGGATCTTGAGTATAAGGCAAAATAGATCTATAATAATGTTCAGTTCTCTAAAATGTGGGGGTGTAGCTCAGCTGGGAGAGCGCTTGCTTCGCATGTAAGAAGTCGTGGGTTCGAGTCCCATCATCTCCACCATATGAAACACAAACCCGAGTTAATCTCGGGTTCTATTTATCTATATGTAAAGTGATAAGGGATTGGAACGGGAGGGCCAGATAACGCTACTTTCGTTAGCATTTCGAATACCGGGTTTAAGGGAGATGGTGATGAGATTGTAGATCAAGTGATTGGCTGT encodes:
- the queG gene encoding tRNA epoxyqueuosine(34) reductase QueG, which gives rise to MDQKEGILWKERLRHLALESGFVAVGFTHAEPVAGLYEFLAERSAQGYHTSFEEQELRKRVDPKAIWPACETVVVLAYPLVYSAPPQKGEGVLARSAVGEDYHSQVKRALHQLVSSFGEAGWRGEAPQIQVDTGPLNERALATRAGLGWLGKNQQLIISGKGSFVALGLMLLDKALPPDEPLAGQCGKCTRCIRACPAQILGTRHFQANECLSYLTQSKEPLTERQRTALGKRIFGCDTCQEVCPHNGLRCDEEGKRSILNKIKGDRQGELRKAGQERQEPDISGEKALRRGVDLWDTLNLTKSQFNQQWRGTAAGWRGKGILQRNAYLALKNLRDPRLPSWEEERTGQDIPKLIQPYYSKADK
- a CDS encoding C39 family peptidase — translated: MKVPLSYQATEYDCGPTTMMNAISFLFEREEIPPDVIKYIMLYCLDVYNDKGEIGKKGTSTMAMMFISNWLGQFGKAKNFPIEIAYLTKENVFIGQTSKIVMALQQGGVVVVRLYYGEEHYVLLTGIDNENEWIYLFDPYYREQPFEEEGIELIADAPMQMNRKVPFSYFNQESSEIYALGPKDAREAIILYNKITQKTAESTIEYFI
- a CDS encoding DUF3102 domain-containing protein, with translation MLHHLGYMQGFILFGVPDEELGQFMAGSKVETMSARELQKSLALKQRFGEDGILSIRQNRSIIMFSSLKCGGVAQLGERLLRM